A window of Hevea brasiliensis isolate MT/VB/25A 57/8 chromosome 14, ASM3005281v1, whole genome shotgun sequence contains these coding sequences:
- the LOC110646468 gene encoding soluble inorganic pyrophosphatase 6, chloroplastic-like: MAAARVMAATATTNATSCLLLKRTFSLNQKPHFSGFCFNGKRQVSLSSSKRSLFTCTALHKPDVLIKEEGQPETLDYRVFFLDNSGKKVSPWHDIPLHLGDGVFNFVVEIPKETSAKMEVATDEYFTPIKQDTKKGKLRYYPYNINWNYGLLPQTWEDPSFANNEVEGAFGDNDPVDVVEIGERRGKIGEILKVKPLAALAMIDEGELDWKIVAISLDDPRASLVNDDDDVEKHFPGTLTAIRDWFRDYKIPDGKPANKFGLGNKAASKDYALKVITETNESWAKLVKRSIPAGELSLL; encoded by the exons ATGGCGGCCGCCAGAGTGATGGCAGCAACTGCTACAACCAACGCGACGTCGTGTCTGCTCCTCAAAAGAACATTCTCTTTAAACCAAAAGCCTCACTTCAGCGGATTCTGCTTCAATGGGAAAAGACAGGTGTCCTTGTCCTCTTCCAAGAGATCGCTTTTTACTTGTACCGCTTTACATAAGCCTGATGTCCTGATCAAGGAGGAAGGTCAGCCTGAGACGCTCGATTACCGTGTTTTCTTCCTCGACAACTCTGGGAAAAAG GTTTCTCCTTGGCATGACATACCCTTGCACTTGGGTGACGGTGTGTTCAACTTTGTTGTTGAAATTCCCAAAGAAACAAGTGCAAAGATGGAAGTTGCTACTGATGAGTATTTCACTCCAATCAAGCAGGACACGAAAAAGGGGAAACTTAGATATTACCC CTATAACATAAACTGGAACTATGGATTGCTTCCACAAACATGGGAAGACCCATCTTTTGCAAACAATGAAGTGGAAGGGGCATTTGGGGATAATGATCCTG TTGATGTTGTTGAGATTGGCGAAAGACGGGGAAAGATTGGTGAAATTCTGAAGGTCAAGCCCTTGGCTGCTTTGGCCATGATTGATGAGGGTGAACTTGACTGGAAAATTGTTGCCATCTCATTGGATGATCCACGAGCTTCTCTTgtaaatgatgatgatgatgtagAGAAACATTTCCCA GGAACTCTCACTGCAATCAGAGACTGGTTTAGAGACTACAAGATCCCAGATGGTAAGCCTGCTAACAAGTTTGGTCTTGGCAATAAGGCAGCAAGCAAG GATTATGCTCTGAAGGTCATCACTGAAACAAACGAATCTTGGGCTAAACTAGTCAAGAGATCAATTCCTGCTGGAGAGCTCTCACTTCTATAA
- the LOC110646462 gene encoding uncharacterized protein LOC110646462 yields MNRYAGKAVSSAAKAAVAGHPHRSRRPQSVHLPPYASHGSVVNAQMKSKVTPSSSSQLGKFLGFVDPPRSEISKIISRFIKLHMRQNPGLKKNRNFEEKLMSLLALQQRIGLQEVSKVLFPN; encoded by the exons ATGAATCGATACGCCGGAAAGGCAGTGTCATCGGCTGCTAAAGCAGCAGTTGCTGGTCACCCCCACCGCTCCCGCCGCCCTCAAAGCGTCCACCTCCCTCCTTATGCATCTCATGGCAGCGTAGTAAACGCCCAAATGAAGTCCAAAGTAACACCATCGTCTTCATCTCAGTTGGGCAAGTTTCTTGGTTTTGTTGATCCCCCTCGCTCCGAGATCTCCAAAATCATCTCCAGGTTCATCAAACTGCACATGCGCCAG AACCCCGGGTTGAAGAAAAACCGTAATTTTGAGGAAAAGTTGATGTCTTTGTTGGCTTTGCAACAAAGAATTGGGCTCCAAGAGGTTAGCAAAGTGCTGTTTCCTAACTGA